A genome region from Bacteroides stercoris ATCC 43183 includes the following:
- a CDS encoding 1-acyl-sn-glycerol-3-phosphate acyltransferase gives MEFEEIRPYHDEELPQVFEELIADPAFQQVACAVMPGVPFEAIAQKMRASKTKQEFQENLCYGILHKLAKDTTDGLILESMAVLNKQSAYTYVSNHRDIILDSGFLSVLLVEQGLDTVEIAIGDNLLIYPWIKKLVRINKCFTVQRALTMRQMLESSIRMSRYMHYTIAEKKQSIWIAQREGRAKDSNDVTQDSVLKMLAMGGDGDIITNLQELNIVPLSISYEYDPCDYLKAQEFQLKRDIPDYKKTTDDDLLNMQTGLLGYKGRVCFRMASCINEDLGELERTLPKPELFVAISALIDKRIHANYRIFATNYVAHDLLYKEERFVEHYTAEDKKRFISYIDGQLERITLPNKDVDFLREKLLLMYANPLTNYLAATK, from the coding sequence ATGGAATTTGAAGAAATCCGCCCTTATCATGACGAAGAATTACCTCAGGTTTTTGAGGAATTGATTGCTGACCCGGCGTTCCAACAAGTGGCTTGCGCCGTTATGCCGGGTGTCCCTTTTGAAGCTATCGCGCAAAAGATGCGTGCAAGCAAGACCAAGCAGGAGTTTCAGGAAAATCTTTGCTACGGCATCTTGCATAAATTGGCCAAAGATACTACAGACGGACTGATATTGGAGAGCATGGCTGTGCTGAACAAACAGTCGGCCTATACCTATGTCTCCAATCATCGGGACATTATTCTCGACTCCGGTTTTTTGTCTGTTCTCCTGGTGGAGCAGGGATTGGACACCGTGGAAATCGCTATCGGTGACAATCTGCTGATTTATCCCTGGATCAAGAAACTGGTGCGTATCAACAAATGTTTCACCGTACAGCGCGCGCTGACCATGCGCCAGATGCTGGAATCGTCCATACGGATGTCTCGCTATATGCACTACACCATTGCGGAGAAAAAACAGTCTATCTGGATTGCCCAGCGCGAAGGGCGTGCAAAAGATTCCAATGACGTTACGCAGGACAGCGTTCTGAAGATGCTGGCAATGGGGGGCGATGGAGACATTATCACCAATCTTCAGGAATTGAATATCGTTCCGCTCTCCATTTCGTACGAATACGACCCTTGCGACTATCTGAAAGCGCAGGAGTTCCAACTGAAACGCGACATACCCGACTATAAGAAAACCACGGATGATGACCTGCTGAACATGCAGACCGGACTTTTGGGATATAAGGGCCGCGTCTGTTTCCGTATGGCATCCTGTATCAATGAGGATTTGGGCGAACTGGAGCGGACATTGCCGAAACCGGAGCTGTTCGTAGCCATATCTGCTTTGATTGACAAGCGTATCCATGCCAACTACCGTATTTTTGCCACCAATTACGTGGCTCACGATTTGCTGTATAAGGAAGAACGCTTTGTAGAGCATTATACCGCAGAGGATAAGAAGCGTTTTATAAGTTATATCGACGGACAGTTGGAACGTATCACCCTTCCCAATAAGGATGTGGACTTCCTGCGTGAGAAGCTGCTGCTGATGTATGCCAATCCGCTGACGAATTATCTGGCTGCAACCAAATGA
- a CDS encoding DeoR/GlpR family DNA-binding transcription regulator, translated as MTKEERQSIILELLIQHNSILVTDLATHLNVSSVTIRKDLTDLEREKKLYRNHGKAILIDPYIDNRNVSEKEKLYVEEKRLIGMKAASLITPKDSILIASGTTMHALARSIVPADELTVITASMEVSNILASEKNIYIIQLGGILRHSSLSVVGKYAENILADFSCSKLFIGVDGIDLDFGITTTNMMEASLNRVMMQTAQKTIVLADSSKFGRRGFSKIADMEDVDHIITDSRIPPSTALRLEEMGIEVTIADSVHHNSI; from the coding sequence ATGACAAAAGAAGAGAGACAATCTATCATACTGGAGTTGTTGATACAGCATAATTCTATTTTGGTAACAGATTTAGCCACACACCTCAATGTTTCGTCAGTTACGATACGTAAGGATTTAACAGACCTCGAAAGAGAAAAGAAACTATACCGAAACCACGGAAAGGCTATTTTGATAGACCCTTACATCGACAACCGGAACGTCAGTGAGAAAGAAAAGCTGTATGTCGAAGAAAAGAGACTGATTGGAATGAAAGCCGCCAGCCTCATCACTCCCAAAGATTCCATATTGATAGCATCGGGAACAACCATGCACGCACTTGCCCGCAGCATCGTTCCGGCAGATGAACTGACCGTTATTACCGCTTCCATGGAAGTATCGAATATCCTGGCAAGCGAAAAGAACATCTATATTATTCAACTCGGCGGCATATTGCGGCACAGCAGTCTGTCCGTGGTAGGGAAATATGCAGAAAACATATTGGCAGACTTTTCGTGCAGCAAGCTGTTTATCGGCGTAGACGGCATCGACCTCGACTTCGGCATCACCACTACCAATATGATGGAAGCGAGCCTCAACCGCGTAATGATGCAGACTGCCCAGAAAACGATAGTGCTTGCGGATTCCTCCAAGTTCGGACGGAGAGGTTTCAGCAAGATTGCCGATATGGAAGATGTAGACCACATTATTACCGACTCACGCATCCCGCCTTCCACCGCTTTACGCCTGGAAGAAATGGGCATTGAAGTGACAATTGCCGACAGCGTTCATCACAACAGCATCTGA
- the glpA gene encoding anaerobic glycerol-3-phosphate dehydrogenase subunit A, which translates to MILNSEINEFDVIIVGGGATGAGTARDCALRGMRVLLVERFDFAAGATGRNHGLLHSGARYAVTDRESAAECIKENMILRKIARHCVEENGGLFISLPEDDLSYQNLFVESCRAAGIDAQVIDPAEARLIEPSVNPAIIGAVKVPDGSIDPFRLTLANVIDAKAHGAKVLVYHEVTALIQEQGRVVGVTVLNHKTKTEHNYYAPLTINAGGIWGHGIAAKAGIRVDMFPAKGSLLIFGHRINNVVLNRCRKPANADILVPGDTICLIGTTSSRVGFDEVDDVRVTPEEVDLLLSEGEKLAPALATTRILRAYAGVRPLVAADNDPSGRNISRGIVLLDHEVRDGVPGFVTITGGKLMTYRLMAEWATDLACKKLGIDKPCITMNDPLPGSRMEEDRSGGKQVVAEQPKRSSVGRHGEMAARIASESKYDNSLVCECEDVTVGEVNYAVNELDVHNLIDLRRRTRVGMGTCQGELCACRAAGLLGEAHNCSQKAKEDLASFLNERWKGLYPVAWGEALRESEYTQWIYGGVCGME; encoded by the coding sequence ATGATACTTAATAGCGAGATTAACGAATTTGACGTCATCATTGTTGGCGGAGGCGCAACCGGAGCAGGTACGGCAAGAGATTGCGCTTTGCGCGGAATGCGCGTTTTGCTTGTTGAACGCTTTGATTTTGCTGCCGGCGCCACCGGACGAAACCACGGTTTGCTTCACAGCGGCGCCCGTTATGCAGTGACCGATAGAGAATCGGCAGCCGAATGTATTAAAGAGAATATGATTCTCCGGAAGATAGCACGCCATTGCGTAGAGGAAAACGGAGGTCTGTTTATCTCTCTTCCGGAAGACGACCTTTCATATCAAAACTTATTTGTAGAATCGTGCCGGGCAGCGGGTATCGATGCACAGGTAATCGACCCTGCAGAGGCGAGGTTGATAGAACCTTCGGTGAATCCTGCGATAATAGGTGCAGTGAAAGTGCCCGACGGTTCGATAGACCCTTTCAGACTGACGCTGGCAAATGTCATCGACGCCAAGGCTCACGGTGCGAAAGTGCTGGTGTATCACGAAGTGACCGCATTGATTCAAGAGCAGGGAAGAGTTGTAGGAGTCACGGTACTTAATCATAAAACAAAAACCGAACATAATTATTACGCACCTCTGACTATAAACGCGGGTGGCATTTGGGGACATGGCATTGCTGCAAAAGCAGGCATAAGGGTGGACATGTTCCCGGCAAAAGGCTCGTTATTGATTTTTGGGCATCGAATCAATAATGTAGTGCTTAACCGTTGTCGTAAACCGGCTAATGCAGATATTCTTGTTCCTGGAGATACAATCTGCTTGATTGGAACGACTTCCAGCCGCGTGGGTTTTGATGAGGTGGATGATGTGCGGGTTACACCGGAAGAGGTGGATTTGCTGTTGTCGGAGGGCGAGAAATTGGCTCCTGCTCTGGCTACAACCCGTATTTTGCGTGCATACGCCGGCGTTCGCCCGCTGGTGGCTGCCGATAATGACCCTTCCGGCCGTAACATCAGCCGCGGCATCGTGTTGTTGGATCACGAAGTGCGCGACGGTGTTCCGGGTTTCGTAACTATCACCGGCGGAAAACTGATGACATACCGGCTGATGGCGGAATGGGCCACAGACCTGGCTTGCAAGAAGCTTGGCATCGACAAGCCTTGCATTACAATGAACGACCCCCTTCCCGGTTCGCGCATGGAAGAGGATCGTTCGGGGGGCAAGCAGGTGGTGGCGGAACAACCAAAACGTTCTTCGGTAGGCCGTCACGGTGAAATGGCTGCCAGGATTGCATCGGAAAGCAAGTACGATAACAGCCTGGTTTGCGAATGTGAGGATGTGACCGTAGGTGAAGTGAACTATGCCGTGAACGAACTTGATGTGCACAACCTGATAGACTTGCGCCGCCGCACACGTGTCGGCATGGGTACGTGTCAGGGGGAACTCTGTGCCTGTCGTGCGGCAGGATTGCTGGGCGAGGCGCATAATTGCTCCCAAAAGGCGAAAGAGGATTTGGCTTCGTTCCTGAACGAACGCTGGAAAGGATTGTATCCTGTGGCATGGGGCGAGGCGCTGCGCGAAAGCGAATATACCCAGTGGATATATGGTGGAGTTTGTGGAATGGAATAA
- the glpB gene encoding glycerol-3-phosphate dehydrogenase subunit GlpB produces the protein MKFDTLIVGGGLAGLTCGIRLQKNGVKCAIISTGQSALHFSSGSFDLLNELADGTKVDNPLAAAGRVGANHPYAKLDGKFAYYVREAKQLFLDCGIEVNGDAERNHLRITPMGTLKPTWLTFSDFTQLSSPHDIAGKKVLVVNIAGFLDFNTKFVADSFEKCGAECRISSINLPELERLRISPTEMRSTNIARVLENDKTLETLIRELAGKVSGFDSVALPAVFGLSSAAPVRKLKEALDIPVWLIPTMPPSVPGIRAQQQLRRSFEALGGVYMLGDTVVKADFKGNRVQAVYSVNHGDISFVAENFVLASGSYFSNGLVARPDSVIEPVFGSDVDFTAGRDSWYDKSFFNKQNYMTFGVATDAKLRIKIKGEVQQNLFAAGSVLSGSNTIHEGCGAGVSMLTALFVADNLIKG, from the coding sequence ATGAAATTTGATACTTTAATAGTAGGTGGGGGGCTTGCCGGTCTGACGTGTGGCATCCGTTTGCAGAAGAATGGCGTGAAGTGTGCTATCATTTCCACCGGACAAAGTGCATTGCATTTTTCTTCCGGTTCATTCGATTTGCTCAACGAACTGGCCGACGGGACAAAGGTGGATAATCCGCTTGCGGCTGCCGGCAGGGTTGGCGCAAATCACCCCTACGCCAAGCTGGACGGTAAGTTTGCATATTATGTCCGTGAGGCGAAACAGTTGTTCCTTGATTGCGGTATTGAAGTGAACGGTGATGCGGAACGTAATCATTTGCGTATAACTCCGATGGGCACGTTGAAGCCGACGTGGCTGACGTTCTCCGACTTCACGCAACTTTCATCGCCCCATGATATAGCAGGCAAGAAAGTGCTGGTGGTCAATATAGCCGGATTTCTTGACTTCAATACGAAGTTTGTAGCCGACAGTTTTGAGAAGTGCGGTGCTGAATGCCGTATATCTTCTATCAATCTTCCCGAACTGGAAAGATTGCGGATTAGTCCGACGGAAATGCGTTCCACCAATATTGCCAGGGTTCTGGAGAATGACAAAACGCTTGAGACTTTAATCAGGGAGTTGGCCGGAAAGGTATCCGGCTTCGACAGCGTTGCTTTGCCGGCTGTATTCGGACTGTCGTCTGCCGCACCGGTAAGAAAGCTGAAAGAAGCGTTGGACATTCCGGTATGGCTGATTCCGACAATGCCGCCCTCTGTGCCGGGCATCCGTGCACAGCAACAGCTACGCCGTTCTTTTGAAGCGCTGGGCGGAGTCTATATGCTGGGCGATACGGTAGTGAAAGCCGACTTCAAAGGCAATAGAGTGCAGGCGGTGTATTCCGTCAATCATGGAGATATCTCGTTTGTGGCGGAAAACTTCGTGCTTGCTTCCGGCAGCTATTTCAGCAATGGACTGGTGGCGCGGCCGGACAGTGTTATCGAACCGGTTTTTGGCAGTGATGTGGATTTTACGGCGGGCCGCGACAGTTGGTATGACAAATCGTTCTTCAACAAGCAGAATTATATGACGTTCGGTGTGGCCACCGACGCCAAGTTGCGGATAAAGATTAAGGGTGAAGTGCAGCAGAACCTGTTTGCAGCAGGTTCGGTACTGAGCGGCTCTAATACGATACATGAAGGTTGCGGTGCCGGTGTTTCCATGCTTACGGCATTGTTTGTAGCGGATAACTTAATAAAAGGATGA
- the glpC gene encoding anaerobic glycerol-3-phosphate dehydrogenase subunit GlpC, translating into MNMQQNNISENNFEQCIKCTVCTVYCPVIPVNPEYPGPKQAGPDEERLRLKRGEYFDEALKYCLNCKRCEVACPSNVKIGDIIQLARIKYSKKKPALRDIMLANTDFVGTMASAFAPIVNTTLSLKPVKMVMDGVLKIDHHRVFPKYSSQTFESWFKKNAMASQDNYKKHVSFFHGCYINYNFPQLGKDMVSVLNAIGYGVHLLEKEKCCGVALISNGLINQARKQAEANLRSVRKSVFEDKRPVIGASSTCIFTMRDEYPHLLGIDNADVRDSIELATRFIFRLLEEGNVKLKFRDDVKMKIAYHTPCHMEKLGWAYYSIALLRSIPNINLTVLNSQCCGIAGTYGFKKENYETSQGIGASLFRQIEEVAADFVATDCETCKWQIEMSTSAKVKHPISILAEALDLEATRKLNSDK; encoded by the coding sequence ATGAATATGCAGCAGAATAATATAAGCGAAAACAATTTTGAGCAATGTATCAAGTGTACGGTCTGTACGGTATATTGTCCGGTTATTCCGGTGAATCCCGAGTATCCCGGTCCGAAGCAGGCCGGTCCGGATGAGGAGCGTCTTCGCTTGAAGAGAGGCGAATACTTTGATGAGGCGTTGAAATATTGTCTGAACTGTAAACGCTGTGAAGTGGCTTGCCCGTCGAATGTGAAGATTGGCGACATTATCCAGTTGGCGCGTATCAAATACAGCAAGAAGAAACCGGCATTGCGCGATATTATGCTGGCAAATACGGATTTCGTAGGAACCATGGCATCTGCCTTTGCTCCCATTGTGAATACCACATTGTCTCTGAAGCCGGTGAAAATGGTAATGGACGGAGTCCTGAAGATAGACCATCATCGTGTGTTCCCGAAGTATTCTTCCCAGACATTCGAGAGCTGGTTCAAAAAGAATGCGATGGCTTCGCAGGATAATTACAAGAAGCATGTAAGTTTTTTCCACGGCTGTTATATCAACTATAATTTCCCTCAGTTGGGCAAAGATATGGTAAGCGTGCTTAATGCAATAGGCTATGGAGTGCATTTGCTTGAAAAGGAGAAGTGCTGCGGAGTGGCTTTGATTTCCAACGGCTTGATCAATCAGGCACGTAAGCAGGCTGAGGCAAATCTCCGTTCAGTCCGTAAGTCGGTCTTTGAGGATAAGCGTCCGGTCATCGGAGCTTCATCGACTTGTATTTTCACGATGCGCGACGAATACCCGCATCTGCTTGGCATTGACAATGCGGACGTACGCGACAGCATAGAACTGGCTACCCGGTTCATATTCCGTCTGCTCGAAGAGGGAAACGTAAAACTGAAATTCCGTGATGACGTGAAGATGAAGATTGCCTATCATACTCCTTGCCACATGGAAAAGCTTGGTTGGGCGTACTATTCCATCGCTTTGTTGCGCAGTATTCCCAATATAAACCTTACCGTGCTCAATTCCCAATGTTGCGGAATTGCGGGTACATACGGCTTTAAAAAGGAGAATTACGAAACATCGCAGGGAATTGGCGCTTCGCTGTTCCGGCAGATAGAAGAAGTGGCTGCCGACTTTGTCGCTACCGATTGCGAAACTTGCAAATGGCAGATTGAAATGTCCACTTCGGCAAAGGTGAAGCATCCCATTTCGATACTGGCAGAAGCGCTCGACCTGGAAGCAACCCGTAAATTAAACAGTGATAAATAA
- the pgtP gene encoding phosphoglycerate transporter protein PgtP, which yields MWNFLAPPAHKQELPAEKIDSAYKSYRWQVFLGIFIGYAGFYIVRKNFSMAIPELAQFGFEKGELSIVLSMNAVAYALSKFLMGSVSDRSNARVFLPLGLVLAAVSMMFMIVPVQFFGPEQKSLAIIVMAVLNFLVGWFNGMGWPPCGRVMTHWFSVTERGTMMSIWNCAHNVGGALVGPMAVYGALWFGSWFYGADASRYFLIGTYVFPAAVAILVALVAYCLIRDTPQSCGLPTIEKYRNDYPKNYSEKQEEVLTAKEIFFKHVFNNKMLWYIAIANAFVYMVRYGCLDWAPTFLKEAQGYDIKQAGWAYFAYEFAAIPGTLVCGWLSDKVFKGGRAMTTIIFMAIVALFIFLYWQFSDNYIVVTLSLIAIGFFIYGPVMLIGVQALDLAPKNAAGTAAGLTGFFGYFFGTAILANVVLGYVAEMAGWDWTFILLLIACALSIILMSFTYKDEKALLAERNKK from the coding sequence ATGTGGAATTTTTTAGCACCACCTGCTCATAAGCAGGAATTACCGGCAGAGAAGATTGATTCGGCGTATAAGAGTTACCGTTGGCAAGTCTTCCTGGGTATATTTATCGGTTACGCAGGTTTTTATATCGTGCGTAAGAACTTCTCGATGGCCATTCCGGAACTTGCCCAGTTTGGTTTTGAAAAGGGCGAGCTGAGTATCGTTCTCTCTATGAATGCCGTAGCTTATGCTTTGTCCAAGTTTCTGATGGGAAGCGTGTCCGACCGCAGTAACGCACGTGTATTTCTTCCGTTAGGATTGGTTTTGGCTGCCGTGTCCATGATGTTTATGATTGTGCCGGTGCAGTTCTTCGGCCCGGAACAGAAATCACTGGCCATTATCGTAATGGCTGTTTTAAATTTCCTGGTAGGTTGGTTCAACGGTATGGGATGGCCTCCTTGCGGACGTGTCATGACCCACTGGTTTTCGGTGACCGAACGCGGAACGATGATGTCCATCTGGAATTGTGCCCATAATGTGGGCGGTGCATTGGTCGGCCCGATGGCAGTTTACGGTGCGTTGTGGTTCGGTTCCTGGTTCTATGGTGCCGACGCATCCCGTTACTTCCTCATCGGTACGTATGTATTCCCGGCAGCGGTGGCTATTCTTGTAGCGTTGGTGGCATATTGCCTGATTCGCGATACCCCTCAGTCTTGCGGGCTTCCCACTATTGAGAAATACCGTAACGACTATCCTAAAAACTATAGCGAGAAGCAGGAAGAAGTGCTTACTGCAAAGGAGATTTTCTTCAAGCACGTATTCAACAACAAGATGCTTTGGTACATTGCTATTGCCAATGCTTTTGTCTACATGGTACGTTACGGATGTCTCGACTGGGCTCCTACTTTCCTGAAAGAAGCTCAGGGATATGATATCAAGCAAGCCGGCTGGGCATACTTTGCCTATGAATTTGCTGCAATCCCCGGAACATTGGTTTGCGGCTGGTTGAGTGACAAAGTATTTAAAGGCGGACGCGCAATGACTACTATCATCTTTATGGCTATCGTTGCCTTGTTCATCTTCCTTTATTGGCAGTTCTCCGATAACTATATAGTCGTAACCTTGTCTCTGATTGCTATCGGTTTCTTTATCTACGGACCGGTAATGCTGATCGGTGTTCAGGCGCTCGATCTTGCTCCCAAGAATGCCGCAGGTACGGCTGCCGGACTTACCGGGTTCTTCGGGTACTTCTTCGGAACCGCCATTCTTGCCAACGTCGTTCTCGGTTACGTAGCCGAAATGGCAGGCTGGGATTGGACGTTCATACTGCTGCTTATAGCTTGCGCCCTGTCAATTATTCTGATGTCCTTTACCTATAAGGACGAAAAGGCATTGCTTGCAGAAAGAAATAAAAAATAA
- a CDS encoding glycerophosphodiester phosphodiesterase family protein translates to MSKNPIKLSATLLGMALVAFTSCEDQDFTDVNNDATRVEVNTISAEMAKVRDYVPPYAVMAHRGSTFWAPEETESAWRWAREMGADYLESDLQCTKDGVILANHDDNLKRTTNIENVYSELVPATRKAFYMRHGMSEAEAEKLVEADKASFRPYYAMSYMYEELLALDAGSWFNETSIEQARESFSEQHQYISALEDQIRYAEGKMLKRDVNGERIYTVTGTWNPDKPRDCLTYKFEYVDDPQDTGNRPGVYIEFKESWLNPSDFEKRVYNKLDELGWNIITKPCDGEPFYKNNKVNVGNTNGKVILQTFSLESLRRTAEEFKGKIPMCFLLWEGNGATDLKHDTPQGYASFINLGLEYKAHIIGPCIAGAPNDYPEMNAPWQAYLIKKSGMLNHPYSFDSYAQMGKYFGQYNWGNTVQYDELLHGIYGDGLFTNRSEMSLKYLIDNGLRKAPAPQTVPDAVETLKRLGY, encoded by the coding sequence ATGTCGAAGAATCCAATCAAATTAAGTGCAACCTTGTTAGGTATGGCCTTAGTAGCTTTCACTTCCTGTGAAGATCAAGATTTTACAGATGTGAATAACGATGCAACACGTGTTGAAGTAAACACAATCTCTGCCGAAATGGCAAAAGTGCGCGACTATGTACCCCCTTATGCTGTAATGGCTCACCGCGGTTCTACTTTCTGGGCTCCGGAAGAAACGGAATCGGCCTGGCGCTGGGCACGCGAAATGGGTGCGGACTACCTCGAATCCGACCTTCAGTGTACGAAAGACGGTGTTATCCTTGCCAATCACGATGACAACCTGAAGCGTACCACTAATATTGAAAATGTATATAGCGAACTGGTTCCGGCAACCCGTAAGGCGTTCTATATGCGTCATGGAATGAGTGAGGCGGAAGCCGAAAAACTTGTAGAAGCCGATAAAGCAAGTTTCCGTCCTTACTATGCAATGTCTTACATGTATGAGGAGTTGCTTGCACTCGATGCCGGCAGTTGGTTTAATGAAACAAGCATTGAGCAGGCTCGTGAGTCGTTTTCCGAACAACACCAGTATATCTCGGCTCTTGAAGACCAAATCCGTTACGCCGAAGGAAAAATGCTGAAGCGTGATGTTAACGGTGAACGCATATACACTGTTACCGGTACTTGGAATCCGGATAAACCCCGCGACTGTCTGACATATAAATTTGAATATGTGGATGATCCGCAGGATACAGGCAACCGTCCGGGTGTCTATATTGAATTCAAAGAGTCTTGGCTGAACCCTTCGGACTTTGAAAAGCGCGTTTACAATAAACTTGACGAACTTGGTTGGAACATCATTACCAAACCTTGCGACGGCGAACCGTTCTATAAGAATAATAAAGTAAATGTCGGTAATACCAACGGTAAGGTCATTCTCCAGACATTCTCTCTCGAAAGCCTTCGCCGTACGGCAGAAGAATTCAAAGGCAAAATTCCTATGTGCTTCCTGTTGTGGGAAGGTAACGGCGCTACCGACCTGAAACACGATACTCCTCAGGGTTATGCTTCTTTCATTAATCTCGGTTTGGAATACAAGGCTCATATCATCGGTCCTTGCATCGCAGGCGCTCCCAACGACTATCCGGAAATGAATGCTCCGTGGCAGGCCTATCTTATCAAGAAATCCGGTATGCTCAACCATCCGTACTCATTCGATTCTTATGCGCAAATGGGAAAATATTTCGGTCAGTACAACTGGGGAAATACAGTACAATATGATGAGCTCCTGCATGGCATCTATGGCGACGGTCTGTTTACCAACCGTTCTGAAATGAGCTTGAAATACTTAATTGACAACGGTCTGCGTAAGGCTCCGGCTCCTCAGACAGTGCCGGATGCTGTTGAAACACTTAAGAGACTTGGTTACTAA
- a CDS encoding porin, with protein sequence MKKYILMPVLAALSLSGSVAQAQDFDNKPVVNVSNSKENLNFTIGARFMMDGAYYHSDFTPVKSGAAITDARIRTSMSYEDWYFYADFDFSKGKFSQKNIFLQYSLEGVKGTHRFKAGYYNNPASMANNTSRGSLHFISRSAAANAFSPSRELGLSYIFYNNHFFANQGVFAENKYNDQPSGYQGMSFGGRWVWRPINNEDRTFHVGAAFRYANIATGVVENNVLKTELDLGSSLETYVDATQDFLSAKLPWAKNVFDVGAEFLYKTDNFFTRGEYMYKHVTKERDDQALFEANLGSIDSWGSLEAWQKGNPLGENSFHGAYIEAGYKIFGDPYQYSNSDALLKGLNGRALEVVARYSYTGLNDLVEGEKYIPGRDQYYPNGILADYPATSLSVGGGNMHSATLGVNYSFNKFAQVMLSYTYNRLDRDKFQYDKNFHVLQARLMFQF encoded by the coding sequence ATGAAAAAGTATATTTTAATGCCGGTATTGGCTGCATTGTCACTGTCAGGATCGGTTGCCCAAGCCCAGGACTTTGATAATAAGCCGGTTGTTAATGTAAGCAACTCCAAGGAGAATCTGAACTTTACGATTGGCGCACGTTTTATGATGGACGGTGCATACTATCATTCGGATTTCACTCCGGTGAAATCGGGAGCTGCTATTACCGATGCGCGCATCCGTACCTCTATGAGCTATGAAGACTGGTACTTCTATGCCGATTTCGACTTTTCCAAAGGCAAGTTCTCACAGAAGAATATCTTCCTGCAATACTCGCTGGAAGGTGTAAAAGGTACTCATCGCTTTAAAGCCGGTTATTACAACAATCCGGCATCCATGGCAAACAATACCAGCCGCGGAAGCCTGCACTTCATTTCCCGCTCGGCGGCAGCCAACGCTTTCTCACCGTCACGTGAGCTGGGTTTGAGTTATATTTTCTACAACAACCACTTCTTCGCCAATCAGGGTGTATTTGCCGAGAACAAGTACAACGACCAGCCGTCGGGATATCAGGGCATGTCATTCGGCGGCCGTTGGGTATGGCGTCCCATTAATAACGAAGACAGAACATTCCACGTAGGAGCAGCTTTCCGTTATGCCAATATCGCTACGGGTGTGGTGGAGAACAACGTATTGAAAACAGAACTGGATCTCGGTTCTTCATTGGAAACTTACGTAGATGCTACTCAGGACTTCCTGTCTGCCAAACTGCCGTGGGCGAAGAATGTATTTGATGTAGGTGCTGAATTCTTATACAAGACAGATAACTTCTTTACCCGTGGTGAATATATGTACAAACATGTTACCAAAGAACGTGACGACCAGGCATTGTTCGAAGCTAATCTGGGTTCTATCGACTCTTGGGGTTCACTCGAAGCATGGCAGAAAGGTAATCCGCTTGGTGAGAACTCTTTCCACGGAGCTTATATCGAAGCCGGTTACAAAATCTTCGGTGATCCGTATCAATACAGCAATTCCGATGCTTTGTTGAAAGGCTTGAACGGAAGAGCGCTTGAAGTGGTTGCCCGTTATAGTTATACCGGTCTGAATGACCTCGTTGAAGGCGAGAAATATATTCCCGGACGCGACCAATACTATCCCAACGGTATATTGGCAGACTATCCGGCTACATCATTAAGTGTCGGTGGCGGTAACATGCACTCCGCTACTTTGGGTGTAAACTACTCTTTCAACAAGTTTGCCCAAGTAATGTTGAGCTACACTTACAATCGTCTTGACCGTGACAAGTTCCAATATGACAAGAACTTCCACGTGCTCCAGGCCCGTCTGATGTTCCAATTCTGA
- a CDS encoding rhodanese-like domain-containing protein codes for MKVFFAGICLFFSTLFSCQQKGEDFESVSADEFATLIADSDIQRLDVRTVAEYSEEHIPGSININVLDEQFAAIADSTLQKDKPIALYCRSGKRSKKAAAILSRKGYKVYELDKGFIGWKEAGKETEK; via the coding sequence ATGAAAGTATTCTTTGCGGGCATTTGCCTGTTCTTCTCCACTCTCTTCTCATGTCAGCAGAAAGGAGAGGATTTCGAATCCGTCTCGGCGGACGAGTTTGCCACATTGATAGCAGATTCCGACATTCAGCGATTGGATGTACGTACGGTTGCCGAATATTCGGAAGAGCATATTCCGGGCAGTATCAATATCAATGTGCTGGACGAACAGTTTGCTGCCATTGCGGATTCTACACTTCAAAAAGATAAACCGATAGCTCTTTATTGCCGCAGCGGAAAGCGTAGTAAGAAAGCCGCCGCTATTTTGAGCCGGAAAGGGTATAAGGTTTATGAGCTCGACAAGGGCTTTATCGGGTGGAAAGAGGCCGGAAAGGAAACGGAGAAATAG